A portion of the Luxibacter massiliensis genome contains these proteins:
- a CDS encoding DeoR/GlpR family DNA-binding transcription regulator yields the protein MKKDRFSSILKILDEEGSVYVAQLAKKLNVSEVTIRSDLNILGMQGLLKRVHGGAKKAGDNLYKGNVQETVYRYAANKMAIAKAAYSLLEDGSTILVDDSSTCLYLIKQIKKNKEKSMYIYTNSVYVVIELLETKHVSIHILGGEISRNLGSTSGRAGMAELQEIHTDYCFLGANGVSADKGVSIIGYSQMKTKQAMMEAAGRSILLADSHKFGLDFTSVVAPVQKFDTVITDNFHPSKALAAVCSAGNVYIAK from the coding sequence ATGAAAAAAGACCGTTTTTCATCCATACTAAAAATACTGGATGAGGAGGGCAGTGTGTATGTGGCCCAGCTTGCTAAAAAGCTAAATGTCTCGGAAGTCACAATCCGGTCAGATTTAAATATACTTGGAATGCAGGGACTCTTAAAGCGGGTTCATGGAGGCGCCAAAAAAGCCGGGGACAATCTGTACAAAGGTAATGTACAGGAGACGGTGTACCGTTATGCTGCCAATAAGATGGCAATTGCGAAGGCAGCATATTCTTTATTGGAAGATGGCAGTACGATTCTGGTTGATGATTCCTCTACCTGCCTGTATCTTATAAAACAGATTAAAAAGAATAAAGAAAAAAGTATGTATATATATACAAATTCAGTTTATGTGGTAATCGAACTGCTGGAAACAAAGCATGTATCCATCCATATCCTTGGCGGGGAAATTTCCAGGAATCTTGGTTCCACGTCTGGGAGGGCAGGTATGGCAGAGTTACAGGAAATCCACACGGATTATTGCTTCTTGGGGGCAAATGGAGTTTCGGCGGATAAGGGCGTCAGTATTATTGGTTATTCGCAGATGAAAACAAAGCAGGCTATGATGGAGGCGGCAGGCAGAAGTATATTGTTGGCAGATTCCCATAAATTTGGATTAGATTTTACTTCTGTGGTGGCCCCAGTCCAAAAGTTTGACACTGTGATTACAGATAATTTTCATCCATCAAAAGCACTGGCGGCAGTATGCAGTGCAGGGAATGTCTATATTGCAAAATAA
- a CDS encoding flavodoxin, which produces MKKLFSVIMACTLLLSLTACKNNENFNKDKDLSAETDISSKESVQAGDTEPAEPGESTNKELVVYFSATGNTESVAEVLAQMQEADLYKITPEQPYTDDDLNYGDETTRATVEQNDKNARPAISGGIDNIEKYDVIYLGTPIWWGDMPRILYTFFDTYDLSGKTIAPFCTSGGSGVAEIVETIEGLEPSATITEGLRTSASNAEGDITQWLRNISLAE; this is translated from the coding sequence ATGAAGAAGTTATTTTCTGTTATTATGGCTTGCACATTGTTGCTGAGCTTGACAGCGTGCAAAAACAATGAAAATTTTAATAAGGACAAGGACTTATCAGCAGAGACAGACATCTCCTCAAAGGAATCAGTCCAGGCAGGAGATACAGAACCAGCTGAACCAGGAGAAAGTACTAACAAGGAATTAGTTGTGTATTTTTCTGCCACGGGGAATACGGAGTCTGTTGCTGAAGTACTTGCCCAGATGCAGGAAGCTGATCTGTATAAAATAACACCTGAGCAGCCATATACGGACGATGATTTAAATTATGGCGACGAAACTACCCGTGCTACTGTGGAACAGAATGACAAGAATGCCCGGCCTGCAATTTCAGGAGGTATTGATAATATTGAGAAGTATGATGTGATTTATTTAGGCACCCCAATATGGTGGGGAGATATGCCGCGTATTCTGTATACATTTTTTGATACCTACGACCTGTCTGGGAAAACTATTGCACCTTTCTGCACCAGTGGAGGCAGTGGGGTCGCTGAGATAGTGGAGACGATAGAAGGACTAGAGCCTTCTGCAACAATTACAGAAGGCTTAAGAACAAGCGCATCAAATGCAGAAGGTGATATTACACAATGGCTTCGCAATATTAGTTTGGCAGAATAA
- a CDS encoding kinase to dihydroxyacetone kinase, with product MDKIEYIYDTQLLIEGENLDEDIISEYFIEHFKGDCLLAVGDEEVIKIHYHTNEPWKVLEYCATLGAIYDIVIEDMDRQARGLKG from the coding sequence ATGGATAAAATTGAGTATATTTACGACACACAATTATTAATTGAAGGTGAGAATCTTGATGAGGACATAATAAGTGAGTATTTTATCGAGCATTTTAAAGGCGACTGCCTGCTGGCAGTTGGGGATGAAGAGGTAATAAAGATCCATTACCATACAAATGAACCTTGGAAAGTACTTGAATACTGTGCGACATTAGGAGCAATTTACGATATTGTTATTGAGGATATGGATAGGCAGGCAAGAGGGTTAAAAGGATAG
- a CDS encoding DUF3788 domain-containing protein, producing the protein MMLDIRDMSYEPDLDEISDYIGNPLFGQFLQFMLDTYKALCKVEYSKDSWARGWNIKLRKAGKALCVIYPRRAYFTVLVVVGRKEKEKAENLLPQLSGDMQKVYNETKEGNGQKWLMIDVDSDNSLYQDTLRLIQIRRESK; encoded by the coding sequence ATGATGCTGGATATAAGGGATATGAGTTATGAGCCAGATTTAGATGAGATTAGTGATTATATCGGGAACCCACTATTTGGCCAGTTTCTTCAATTTATGCTTGATACATACAAAGCGCTCTGTAAAGTTGAATATAGTAAGGATAGTTGGGCACGGGGATGGAATATAAAATTGAGAAAAGCGGGGAAAGCTTTGTGTGTTATTTATCCACGTAGGGCATATTTTACAGTGTTGGTTGTGGTGGGCAGGAAGGAGAAAGAAAAAGCTGAAAATTTACTGCCACAGCTTTCTGGGGATATGCAGAAGGTTTATAATGAAACAAAAGAAGGAAACGGGCAGAAATGGCTTATGATAGACGTGGATTCTGATAATTCTCTGTACCAGGATACACTAAGACTAATCCAAATCCGCAGAGAGAGCAAATAG
- a CDS encoding sensor histidine kinase has translation MIRKIKSSLFIKVFIVTTILLFSVSLFVYGALAFIMPKTYSSELNRALNKQTQIFLGELEQTTRENSGGLFDQFQQKDNISFVELYTDNGQQVFLPTNIVGGTEAGSASETADPVSENVPVLSNSYYFSFHNESTRYLLVVYGAAAQVAELQKSFLQVLPVLLCIILVVSFMFSWLYSWIITKPVLKISRISKQMSEFELDWRLDERRCDELGTLEKSLNTLSYKLSITLSELQDANKQLEKDIKRERELEQARLSLFSAASHELKTPITIIKGQLEGMILGVGAYKDHEKYLARSLEIANTLETMVKEILTISRLETSGTDFRMEIIECVSLVQYYLAETEDLTIQKNLTLCLDLPETAEIKGNRFLIEKVFSNLIGNAIQYTPQEESINIVLRKNVNSLTFSIENTGVSIPERELPRLFDAFYRLDLSRSKKSGGSGLGLHIVQKALEQHGSVCNVCNTDRGVQFSFSL, from the coding sequence TTGATAAGGAAAATTAAAAGCAGCCTATTTATTAAGGTTTTTATAGTTACTACGATTCTTTTGTTCAGTGTTAGTTTATTTGTATATGGAGCTTTGGCATTTATAATGCCGAAAACATATTCCAGCGAATTGAACCGTGCATTAAATAAGCAAACACAGATTTTTTTGGGAGAACTAGAACAGACAACAAGAGAAAATAGTGGAGGATTATTTGACCAGTTCCAGCAAAAAGATAATATTAGTTTTGTAGAACTGTATACAGATAATGGGCAGCAAGTATTTTTGCCAACAAATATTGTGGGAGGTACTGAGGCAGGAAGTGCATCAGAAACAGCAGATCCAGTGTCAGAAAATGTTCCTGTACTGTCAAACAGCTATTATTTTTCATTTCACAATGAAAGTACACGTTATTTGCTTGTGGTATATGGGGCGGCTGCGCAGGTGGCAGAATTACAGAAGTCTTTTCTGCAGGTTTTACCAGTTTTACTTTGCATAATTCTCGTTGTTTCTTTCATGTTTTCATGGTTATATTCATGGATTATTACAAAGCCTGTGTTGAAAATAAGCCGTATATCGAAACAGATGTCTGAATTTGAATTGGACTGGCGGTTAGATGAGCGGCGTTGTGATGAACTGGGAACTTTGGAAAAAAGCCTGAATACACTTTCTTACAAACTCTCAATTACATTATCAGAATTGCAAGATGCAAATAAGCAGTTAGAAAAGGATATAAAACGGGAAAGAGAGCTTGAACAGGCAAGATTAAGTTTATTTTCTGCAGCATCCCATGAATTAAAAACGCCCATAACAATTATAAAAGGTCAGTTAGAGGGGATGATACTTGGTGTAGGGGCATATAAAGATCATGAAAAATATCTGGCCCGTTCATTGGAAATTGCCAATACTCTTGAGACGATGGTGAAGGAAATATTGACAATTTCAAGATTAGAAACTTCTGGAACAGATTTCCGTATGGAAATAATAGAGTGTGTTTCCCTGGTTCAATACTATTTGGCCGAAACCGAGGATTTAACGATACAGAAAAATTTGACACTGTGTCTTGATTTACCTGAAACTGCTGAGATAAAAGGTAATCGTTTCTTAATAGAGAAAGTTTTTTCAAACCTGATTGGCAATGCAATCCAGTATACACCTCAGGAAGAGTCCATTAACATTGTTTTGCGCAAAAATGTCAATAGTCTTACATTTTCTATAGAGAATACGGGGGTAAGTATACCAGAAAGAGAGCTGCCGAGATTATTCGATGCGTTCTATCGGTTGGATTTATCACGAAGCAAAAAATCAGGTGGAAGCGGCCTGGGTTTACATATCGTTCAGAAAGCTCTTGAGCAACATGGAAGTGTATGTAATGTTTGCAATACGGATAGGGGTGTCCAATTTAGCTTCAGTTTATAA